CGCGCACAACAAAAAAGGAAGCGCCGGTTTGCCGATGATCAACTTATTTCCCGCTTTAACGCGGCGGTTCTAACAGGGTGATCTGCTAACGGGCACGGAAGGTGATGCGGCCCTTGCTCAGATCATAGGGGGTAAGTTCAACGGTGACGACGTCGCCGGTCAGGATACGGATGTAGTGCTTGCGCATTTTGCCCGAGATGTGGGCGGTGACGACGTGACCATTCTGGAGTTGAACGCGGAACATGGTATTGGGCAGGGTCTCGATGACCTTGCCTTCCATTTCGATGTGTTCTTCCTTGGGCATGGCG
This DNA window, taken from Gammaproteobacteria bacterium, encodes the following:
- the infA gene encoding translation initiation factor IF-1: MPKEEHIEMEGKVIETLPNTMFRVQLQNGHVVTAHISGKMRKHYIRILTGDVVTVELTPYDLSKGRITFRAR